Proteins encoded in a region of the Flavobacterium sp. MDT1-60 genome:
- a CDS encoding MBL fold metallo-hydrolase, producing the protein MKIHQIRNATIIIEYAGKKILVDPMLSHKGTLSAFIPSKTWSFKKNPLYDLPISKEEIVKDVDFVFVSHLHYDHWDKEAINTLRKGIKIFVQDEGDKLRIEKSGFTNVEILTENSSFGEIKLSRTKAQHGKGYILKIAGFVCGLVLKHPTEKTLYIAADTVWYKGVQEALDQHKPDIIILNGGDNQFAFGGQLIMNKKDIYEVHKASPNAAIVVSHMEGVNHNTLTRKDLKEFLTEKGITDKVNVPEDGQSYTF; encoded by the coding sequence ATGAAAATCCATCAAATACGAAATGCCACTATTATAATAGAATATGCAGGAAAGAAAATTTTGGTGGATCCAATGCTTTCCCATAAAGGAACATTATCAGCATTTATTCCATCAAAAACATGGAGTTTTAAAAAAAATCCATTGTACGATTTACCTATTTCCAAGGAGGAAATTGTAAAAGATGTTGACTTTGTTTTTGTGAGTCACTTGCATTACGACCACTGGGACAAAGAAGCTATAAATACTCTACGCAAAGGAATCAAAATATTTGTACAAGACGAAGGGGATAAATTAAGGATTGAAAAATCAGGATTTACCAATGTAGAAATTCTTACTGAAAACTCATCTTTTGGAGAAATTAAGCTCAGCAGAACCAAAGCCCAGCACGGTAAAGGATATATTCTGAAAATTGCAGGTTTTGTTTGCGGATTGGTATTAAAACATCCGACAGAAAAAACTTTGTACATAGCTGCAGATACCGTTTGGTACAAAGGAGTTCAGGAAGCTTTAGACCAACATAAACCTGACATAATAATTTTGAATGGTGGCGATAATCAATTTGCTTTTGGAGGTCAGCTAATAATGAATAAGAAAGATATTTATGAAGTTCATAAAGCCTCTCCCAATGCTGCAATTGTAGTAAGTCATATGGAAGGAGTTAATCACAATACCCTCACAAGGAAAGATTTGAAAGAATTTCTTACTGAAAAAGGAATAACTGATAAAGTGAACGTTCCTGAAGATGGGCAATCATACACTTTTTAA
- a CDS encoding pirin family protein: MLPNRYTHKVGPFVFLDYVAPAVKEIINKDGMGAHPHRGIATLTYILQGEEEHFDSAGNYAKIHSGGVQWMKAGTGIVHDGNLNYDSETDSKMVQGFQFWINLPAKNKAEKPAHLAIQANEVPKKALPDESGWIKVIVGKYEDLSSKIPNYSDQFLYHIQLEAGKQFSISLTDEMEVATFLTTQNAILNDTEFGAGEFIEFDRKGGEIEIKNTAQIAIDILLFGGEEYIEPVVAEGPFVMNNQEEIVQAYQDFYAGKYDKINLLNKK; the protein is encoded by the coding sequence ATGTTGCCAAACCGGTATACTCATAAAGTTGGCCCTTTTGTATTTCTGGATTATGTAGCTCCTGCTGTCAAGGAGATCATAAATAAAGACGGTATGGGCGCACATCCACATCGGGGTATCGCTACGTTGACTTATATTCTTCAAGGTGAAGAAGAGCATTTTGACAGTGCAGGGAATTATGCCAAAATACATTCAGGTGGCGTTCAATGGATGAAAGCAGGTACAGGAATAGTTCACGATGGAAATTTGAATTATGATTCTGAAACCGATAGCAAGATGGTTCAGGGTTTTCAATTCTGGATTAATTTACCTGCAAAAAACAAAGCAGAAAAGCCAGCACATTTAGCAATTCAAGCCAATGAAGTGCCTAAAAAAGCATTGCCTGACGAGAGCGGATGGATAAAAGTAATTGTTGGCAAATATGAAGACCTGAGTTCGAAAATCCCTAATTATTCCGATCAGTTTTTGTATCATATTCAATTGGAAGCAGGAAAACAGTTTTCTATCAGTCTGACAGATGAAATGGAGGTTGCCACTTTTTTGACTACACAAAATGCAATTCTGAACGACACCGAATTTGGAGCTGGAGAATTTATAGAATTTGACAGAAAAGGAGGTGAAATAGAAATAAAAAATACGGCTCAGATTGCGATCGATATTCTATTATTTGGCGGTGAAGAATATATAGAACCTGTTGTAGCAGAAGGTCCATTTGTAATGAACAATCAGGAAGAAATAGTTCAGGCTTATCAGGATTTTTACGCCGGAAAATATGATAAAATTAATCTGTTAAATAAAAAATGA
- a CDS encoding SDR family oxidoreductase, with product MKILVFGATGSQQFNVIGEARKKGAEIIAATSSETSFEKLKQAGATPILANMSDVVKMQEITKNIEAIALMIPVSLPNPLDGLQYAKNVIDAAKANGVNKIVWNTSGWLAPQKIGIPGEDVKLDISNYLKNSGLNYVIIEPTIYMENMMGPFCAPFVKNEKKLAYPTPEAMPIGWIASRDVSAFVVEAIYNTQLKSDTFQISGLENLSGNDLAKQFSKGIGEKIIYYPQPPKEFGDILKPFVGEAGAAGVSSYYESLQNATEYPPKFNPNMSEVLEKLPVKMTSLEHWAKQNKDYFLN from the coding sequence ATGAAAATTCTAGTATTCGGAGCCACTGGCTCACAACAATTCAATGTTATAGGAGAGGCTCGAAAAAAAGGGGCAGAAATAATAGCTGCCACAAGCTCAGAAACTAGTTTCGAAAAATTAAAACAAGCCGGGGCAACACCAATTTTGGCAAACATGAGTGATGTAGTTAAGATGCAGGAGATTACCAAAAACATAGAAGCGATAGCTTTAATGATCCCCGTTTCTCTACCCAATCCACTGGACGGCTTGCAATATGCCAAAAACGTGATTGATGCCGCCAAAGCAAATGGCGTAAATAAAATAGTATGGAATACCAGTGGCTGGTTAGCTCCGCAAAAAATAGGAATACCCGGTGAAGATGTGAAATTGGATATTAGCAATTATCTGAAAAATAGTGGATTGAATTACGTAATCATTGAACCTACTATTTATATGGAAAATATGATGGGACCATTTTGCGCCCCTTTTGTAAAAAACGAAAAGAAATTGGCTTATCCAACTCCAGAAGCAATGCCTATAGGCTGGATAGCTTCCAGAGATGTAAGCGCCTTTGTGGTGGAAGCTATTTACAACACACAGTTAAAATCTGATACTTTCCAAATTAGTGGACTAGAAAATCTAAGTGGAAATGATTTGGCTAAACAGTTTTCTAAAGGTATAGGCGAAAAAATAATATATTATCCACAACCCCCAAAAGAATTTGGTGATATATTAAAACCATTTGTGGGAGAAGCGGGAGCGGCTGGCGTTTCATCTTATTATGAAAGTCTCCAAAACGCAACTGAATATCCACCAAAATTCAATCCCAATATGAGTGAAGTATTAGAAAAACTTCCTGTAAAAATGACCTCTCTGGAACATTGGGCAAAGCAGAATAAGGATTATTTTTTAAACTGA
- a CDS encoding glycoside hydrolase family 32 protein, whose product MKYRNIITIASIFFSLVSCSQDDTYIGGSTSGGESEMTSIYPVPPAQWMGTNDPYYSAGYTGDIMPFFDNGKFHIYFLHDAQNKPAGKGFHDIHEYLSTDLAHFTYEGQTIPFGKTADPDFAIGTGSVVKVGNLYYFYYTGHNETPAFVQSNARESVLCATSTDLKNWTKVPSFKITAPAGYYNYDFRDPHVFYNDELKKYSMLVSTQTEPGRKAVLLHFTSADPTSGKWDVQTPIYTTTPQENYLMMECADIFKMGNYWYMLFSENWSGNKGTHYRMATSINGPWTTPENDRIDGEYFYAGKTASDGNKRYVFGWNARKTPENDLGNKDWAGNMVIHELIQNSDGTLGTQAPQKVKDLFSKNRIAEIDAVSENVTITSGNYTLSGATNKALATFKAIGKKARIKAEVTLGNANGISGFVFHTNDSGSYYKIVFDIAKGKIIGYNSASQEVTRIPFQFQINTKYAVEIITEGSVVVLYINGKAALTNRIYGRDKNKWGLIAEGQNIVISNLQITQPE is encoded by the coding sequence ATGAAATATAGAAATATAATAACAATCGCTTCCATTTTCTTTTCGCTTGTTTCCTGTAGTCAGGACGATACGTATATTGGAGGTTCTACTTCAGGAGGCGAGTCTGAAATGACAAGTATTTACCCTGTACCGCCGGCACAATGGATGGGAACAAATGATCCCTATTACAGTGCGGGTTATACAGGCGATATTATGCCCTTTTTTGATAACGGAAAATTTCATATTTATTTTCTTCATGATGCGCAGAATAAACCTGCCGGAAAAGGTTTTCATGATATTCATGAATATTTAAGTACAGATTTGGCTCATTTTACCTACGAAGGGCAAACAATTCCATTCGGAAAAACTGCTGATCCTGATTTTGCCATTGGCACAGGATCAGTTGTAAAAGTGGGTAATCTTTATTACTTTTATTACACCGGACACAATGAAACACCGGCTTTTGTGCAATCAAATGCCAGAGAAAGTGTGTTGTGTGCTACTAGTACTGATTTAAAAAACTGGACAAAAGTACCATCGTTTAAAATCACTGCACCTGCCGGATATTATAATTATGATTTCAGAGATCCGCATGTGTTTTACAATGATGAACTGAAAAAGTATTCGATGTTGGTTAGCACACAAACAGAACCGGGCAGAAAAGCCGTTTTATTGCATTTTACAAGTGCAGATCCGACTTCTGGAAAGTGGGATGTTCAAACGCCAATTTACACCACAACTCCGCAGGAAAATTATTTGATGATGGAATGTGCCGATATTTTTAAAATGGGAAATTACTGGTATATGCTATTTTCTGAAAACTGGAGTGGTAATAAAGGAACCCATTACAGAATGGCAACATCTATTAACGGACCCTGGACAACGCCAGAAAATGACAGGATTGACGGAGAATATTTTTATGCCGGAAAAACAGCTTCTGATGGAAATAAAAGATATGTTTTTGGATGGAATGCCAGAAAAACACCTGAAAACGATCTCGGAAATAAAGATTGGGCCGGAAATATGGTGATCCATGAATTAATTCAAAATTCTGATGGAACTTTAGGCACTCAGGCTCCTCAAAAAGTAAAGGATTTATTTTCTAAAAATAGAATTGCTGAGATTGATGCGGTTTCTGAAAATGTAACTATAACTTCAGGTAATTATACTTTATCCGGTGCAACAAATAAAGCATTGGCAACGTTTAAAGCTATAGGCAAAAAAGCCAGAATAAAAGCAGAGGTTACTTTAGGAAATGCAAATGGTATTTCAGGATTTGTTTTTCATACCAATGATTCCGGAAGTTATTATAAGATTGTTTTTGATATAGCGAAAGGAAAAATCATAGGATATAATTCTGCGTCACAAGAAGTAACCCGAATTCCTTTTCAATTTCAAATAAATACAAAATATGCTGTTGAAATAATTACTGAGGGAAGCGTTGTCGTACTATACATTAACGGAAAAGCGGCTTTGACGAATCGTATTTACGGAAGAGATAAGAATAAATGGGGATTAATTGCTGAAGGACAAAATATCGTAATTTCAAATCTTCAGATTACGCAACCAGAATAA
- a CDS encoding alpha/beta hydrolase, giving the protein MKKTLVIAMMLLLTGQAFAQDKKSKSKKMETTEQYTFQLSDKVTRQKVSFKNRYGITLSGDLYLPKNAGNGQLSALAISGAFGAVKQQSSGLYANQMAERGFIALAFDPSYTGESSGEPRNVASPEINTEDFSAAVDFLGLQKNVDRNKIGIIGICGFGGFALNATAIDKRVKAVATTSLYDMTRVMSKGYNDSVTPEQRTKTLEALGQQRWKDAEAGKPADGPRNLPETLKGDEPQFIKEYFDYYRTPRGFHPNSVNSNGAWLMTNPISFMNMPILTYVKEISPRPMLLIAGENAHSRYFSEDIFKAANEPKELIIIPNTVHVDLYDKVDVIPFDKLDAFFKKYLK; this is encoded by the coding sequence ATGAAAAAAACTTTGGTAATCGCAATGATGCTTCTTTTAACAGGACAAGCATTTGCACAAGACAAAAAATCTAAATCAAAAAAAATGGAAACAACAGAACAGTATACCTTTCAATTAAGTGATAAAGTAACCCGTCAAAAAGTATCATTCAAAAACCGTTACGGTATTACGCTTTCGGGTGATTTATATCTTCCAAAAAATGCAGGAAATGGACAACTTTCAGCTCTGGCAATTAGCGGGGCTTTTGGAGCAGTGAAACAACAATCTTCCGGATTGTATGCTAACCAAATGGCAGAACGCGGTTTTATAGCTTTGGCTTTTGACCCATCCTATACAGGAGAAAGCAGTGGTGAACCAAGAAATGTAGCTTCTCCAGAAATCAATACTGAAGATTTTAGCGCTGCAGTTGACTTTTTAGGATTACAGAAAAATGTAGATAGAAATAAAATTGGTATCATTGGGATTTGTGGTTTTGGCGGTTTTGCTTTAAACGCAACTGCTATTGATAAGCGAGTGAAAGCCGTTGCTACGACCAGTTTGTATGATATGACCAGAGTAATGTCGAAAGGATATAATGATTCAGTAACTCCGGAACAAAGAACCAAAACATTGGAAGCTTTGGGACAGCAACGTTGGAAAGATGCTGAAGCAGGAAAACCGGCAGACGGTCCAAGAAATTTACCTGAAACATTGAAAGGTGACGAACCACAATTTATAAAAGAATATTTTGATTATTACAGAACACCACGTGGCTTTCATCCCAATTCTGTGAACTCAAATGGAGCGTGGTTGATGACCAATCCAATATCTTTTATGAATATGCCAATACTAACTTATGTAAAAGAAATTTCGCCAAGACCAATGCTTTTAATCGCAGGAGAAAATGCGCACTCACGATATTTTAGTGAAGACATTTTTAAAGCGGCAAATGAACCAAAAGAATTAATAATTATACCGAATACTGTACACGTAGATTTGTATGACAAAGTGGATGTTATTCCTTTTGATAAATTAGATGCTTTCTTTAAAAAATATTTGAAATAG
- a CDS encoding helix-turn-helix domain-containing protein: MEKNLKKIPPCDENCPVKASLNLLSGKWTLMILFQINDKIMRYGELKRAVPGISEKMLIQELNMLVENKLVSKKAYPEIPPKVEYRLTKLGLKTLPIVDQLAQFGLENLV; encoded by the coding sequence ATGGAAAAAAACTTAAAAAAAATTCCGCCTTGTGATGAAAATTGTCCTGTAAAAGCATCTTTGAACCTGTTAAGCGGTAAGTGGACACTGATGATACTATTTCAAATCAACGACAAAATAATGCGCTATGGTGAGTTAAAAAGAGCTGTTCCTGGCATTAGTGAAAAAATGCTGATACAAGAATTAAATATGCTTGTTGAAAATAAATTAGTCAGTAAAAAAGCTTATCCCGAAATTCCTCCCAAAGTAGAATATCGATTGACTAAACTAGGATTGAAGACATTACCGATTGTGGATCAATTAGCTCAATTTGGATTAGAAAATTTAGTCTGA
- a CDS encoding zinc-dependent alcohol dehydrogenase family protein yields the protein MSDLSKMSKTVVFHEAGTPEVLKVEQVEVSYPGPQEVRIQVKSIGINRADAMYRQGMYIENPVFPAQLGYEAAGIVEAIGSDVSNLTVGDVVNVIPGFSLHNYSSYGEYIIMPAYAVHKYPANLSYDEAASLWTSYSTMYGMIVNSGKLKAGEFAVINAASSSAGLAAIQITNYVGGISIALTTSLKKKEALLKAGASHVIVTSEEDIATEVLKITNNVGAHLILDPVVGAKFSTLLSSVAENGKVFVYGVLSHEPASFPAFDVLMKTPTIRGYSAIEVLGNMDVLTEAITFIDKGVTEGKLKPIIDKVFNLDEIVASHNYLESNQQFGKIVVNI from the coding sequence ATGAGTGATTTATCAAAAATGTCTAAAACAGTAGTTTTCCACGAAGCCGGAACTCCGGAAGTATTGAAAGTTGAACAAGTAGAAGTGTCTTATCCCGGACCTCAGGAAGTAAGAATTCAGGTAAAATCAATTGGGATTAACAGAGCCGATGCTATGTACCGTCAGGGAATGTATATTGAGAATCCTGTTTTCCCGGCCCAGTTAGGATATGAAGCAGCAGGAATTGTTGAAGCAATAGGTTCGGATGTTTCTAATTTAACAGTGGGTGATGTTGTAAATGTTATACCAGGGTTTTCATTACATAACTATTCCTCTTACGGAGAATATATTATAATGCCAGCTTATGCGGTGCATAAATATCCAGCCAATTTATCTTATGATGAAGCCGCATCTTTGTGGACAAGCTATTCTACTATGTACGGAATGATCGTAAATTCCGGAAAATTAAAAGCAGGTGAATTTGCAGTTATCAATGCTGCATCAAGCAGTGCTGGACTTGCTGCCATTCAAATAACAAATTATGTTGGGGGAATTTCAATAGCCTTAACTACATCATTAAAGAAAAAAGAGGCATTACTAAAAGCGGGAGCTTCTCACGTAATTGTAACATCAGAAGAAGACATTGCAACTGAAGTTTTAAAAATTACTAATAATGTAGGTGCTCATTTAATTTTAGATCCTGTTGTCGGTGCTAAATTTAGTACTCTTTTAAGCTCAGTTGCCGAAAACGGAAAAGTATTTGTTTATGGTGTATTGAGCCACGAACCAGCCAGTTTTCCTGCATTTGATGTTCTTATGAAAACACCAACCATTAGGGGTTATTCTGCTATAGAAGTTTTAGGCAATATGGATGTTTTGACAGAAGCCATAACTTTTATTGACAAAGGTGTAACCGAAGGAAAATTGAAACCAATTATTGATAAGGTTTTTAATCTGGATGAAATTGTTGCCTCTCATAACTATTTAGAGTCCAACCAACAATTTGGTAAGATTGTAGTGAATATATAA
- a CDS encoding nuclear transport factor 2 family protein — translation MTLELLKTKEDLRNLIDDYAYLSDDKKIAEVMDLFTPDVTYKVYMGGALVADVSGRENMEKDFNYHASLVKTYFTLNGQHTVNIESETATAISFTQIKMIRTIEGKDILTDYSVKYDDNYVLQNGKWFIKDRVAHFLIIEARPVS, via the coding sequence ATGACACTAGAACTTTTAAAAACAAAAGAAGATTTAAGAAACTTAATTGACGATTATGCTTATTTAAGTGATGACAAAAAAATCGCTGAAGTGATGGATCTATTCACACCGGATGTTACGTATAAAGTTTATATGGGTGGTGCTTTGGTGGCCGATGTTTCCGGAAGGGAAAATATGGAAAAAGATTTCAACTATCATGCTTCTCTCGTAAAGACCTATTTTACATTGAATGGTCAACATACTGTAAATATCGAGAGCGAAACTGCTACCGCAATTTCTTTTACTCAAATCAAAATGATCAGAACCATTGAAGGAAAAGATATTTTGACTGATTACAGCGTAAAATATGATGACAATTATGTATTACAAAATGGGAAATGGTTCATCAAAGACCGTGTGGCTCATTTTCTGATTATCGAAGCAAGACCTGTTTCTTAA
- a CDS encoding AraC family transcriptional regulator has product MEAQPDDKLKTLSYSGIFLSCFADYSEKCIHATPEHVLVYLYSGEQIIEDRNKKIKLQAGDCAFIRRDHRLKMYKNSKGEDLYKGISLTFKRNVLRDFYSKMNKSEIPTAVKISDKTVFKLDPSPAIESLFQSLTPYFDSNIKPTEGVTHLKLLEGIYALLNSNEQLYPILFDFAEPWKIDLLEFLNANYMEELSMEQIASFTGRSLATFKRDFKKISNLTPQKWLIKKRLEMAYIKLKEESKKVQDVYMEVGFKNPSHFSTAFKKQYGIPPTEI; this is encoded by the coding sequence ATGGAGGCGCAACCAGACGATAAATTAAAAACGTTAAGTTATTCAGGAATATTTCTTTCCTGCTTTGCGGATTATAGTGAGAAGTGTATTCACGCTACACCTGAACATGTTTTGGTTTACTTGTACTCTGGCGAACAGATAATAGAAGACAGAAACAAAAAAATAAAACTTCAGGCGGGGGATTGTGCTTTTATTCGAAGAGACCATCGTTTGAAAATGTACAAAAACAGCAAAGGCGAAGATTTATACAAAGGTATTTCGTTAACATTCAAACGTAATGTATTGCGTGATTTTTACAGCAAAATGAACAAATCTGAAATTCCTACAGCTGTAAAAATTTCTGATAAAACGGTCTTCAAGTTAGATCCAAGTCCCGCAATAGAAAGTTTATTTCAATCGCTAACACCTTATTTTGACAGCAACATTAAACCAACGGAAGGCGTTACACATTTGAAATTATTGGAAGGAATTTATGCTTTACTAAACAGCAACGAACAACTCTATCCAATACTTTTTGACTTTGCAGAACCTTGGAAAATTGACCTTTTGGAATTCCTCAACGCTAACTATATGGAAGAACTTTCGATGGAACAAATTGCTTCATTCACAGGAAGAAGTTTGGCAACTTTCAAAAGAGATTTCAAAAAAATTAGCAACCTCACACCTCAAAAATGGCTGATAAAAAAACGCCTGGAAATGGCTTACATAAAACTAAAAGAAGAAAGCAAAAAAGTACAGGACGTTTATATGGAAGTTGGCTTTAAAAACCCTTCTCATTTTTCAACCGCATTTAAAAAACAATACGGAATTCCACCAACAGAAATTTAG
- a CDS encoding sugar O-acetyltransferase, whose translation MQTTTIFDRLKNGEIISSTDNDAYEMREASFVTKKILVEMNNSSNPAEIRDFLSKITHTKIDESVTVFTPLHINYGKHTKIGKNVFINFDCVFLDLGGITIEDNVLIAPKVSLLTEGHPTSIEERHSLIPKPILIKKNAWIGANATILQGVTIGENAIVASGSVVSKDVPDNTIVGGIPAKILKTI comes from the coding sequence ATGCAAACAACAACTATATTCGATCGATTAAAAAACGGAGAAATTATTTCGTCAACCGACAATGACGCTTATGAAATGCGTGAAGCTTCCTTTGTTACAAAAAAAATATTGGTTGAGATGAATAATTCATCAAACCCTGCTGAAATCAGAGATTTTTTAAGCAAAATTACGCATACTAAAATTGACGAAAGTGTAACCGTATTTACTCCGTTGCACATCAATTACGGAAAACACACCAAAATTGGTAAAAATGTATTCATCAACTTTGATTGCGTTTTTCTTGATTTAGGTGGAATTACGATAGAAGACAACGTATTAATAGCTCCGAAAGTAAGTTTGCTAACCGAAGGACATCCAACCTCAATCGAAGAGCGACATTCTTTAATTCCAAAACCAATTCTTATCAAAAAAAATGCCTGGATTGGCGCCAATGCAACCATTTTGCAAGGCGTAACAATTGGCGAAAATGCTATTGTAGCATCGGGTTCGGTCGTTTCAAAAGATGTTCCTGATAATACCATCGTGGGAGGAATTCCTGCGAAAATTTTAAAAACAATCTAA
- a CDS encoding cyclophilin-like fold protein yields MKFSVLIFLTFISVIISGASSCNKDSDTIDTENSTVMTNNKIKITVNSKIFKASLLENNSARAFKEMLPLTINMIELNGNEKYYDLPNSIPTNASNPGTINNGDLMLYGSKTLVLFYKSISTSYSYTKLGKVDDAAGLTSALGSGNATVTFELE; encoded by the coding sequence ATGAAATTTTCAGTTTTAATTTTCTTGACTTTTATATCAGTTATTATTAGCGGTGCATCATCTTGTAATAAAGACAGCGATACTATAGACACTGAAAACAGTACCGTAATGACAAATAATAAAATTAAAATAACGGTCAATTCAAAAATCTTTAAAGCTTCGCTTTTAGAGAATAATTCAGCAAGAGCATTTAAGGAAATGCTACCTCTGACAATTAATATGATTGAATTGAATGGAAATGAAAAATATTATGATTTGCCAAACAGTATTCCAACAAACGCTTCTAATCCCGGAACTATAAATAATGGTGACTTAATGTTGTATGGTTCAAAAACTTTGGTATTGTTTTATAAATCAATTTCAACATCTTATAGTTACACAAAATTAGGAAAGGTAGATGATGCAGCGGGTTTAACATCGGCATTAGGTTCAGGAAATGCTACAGTAACTTTTGAATTGGAATAA
- a CDS encoding DoxX family protein → MNKNKIIYWTTTGIITIMMLFSAFSYLTNPDMKAAFVHLGFPDYFRIELAILKVLGALALILPMVSDKIKSFAYFGFALTFISAFIAHSVSGDPISVVVAPIVFIVILGVSYIFYNKVKA, encoded by the coding sequence ATGAACAAGAACAAAATTATTTATTGGACAACTACAGGAATTATTACAATTATGATGCTTTTCAGTGCATTCAGCTATCTAACTAATCCTGATATGAAAGCAGCATTCGTACATTTAGGCTTTCCTGATTATTTCAGAATTGAACTGGCTATTCTAAAGGTTTTAGGAGCTTTAGCTTTGATACTTCCAATGGTTTCAGATAAAATCAAATCGTTCGCTTATTTTGGATTTGCATTAACATTCATTTCTGCATTTATTGCACATTCCGTGAGTGGAGACCCAATATCTGTAGTAGTTGCGCCTATTGTTTTTATAGTCATTCTGGGAGTTTCCTATATTTTTTATAATAAAGTTAAAGCGTAA
- a CDS encoding helix-turn-helix domain-containing protein, translating into MDKTQENQTDNKEFTEECHKVLMAVSDALYAIGGKWKLMIIIAMARGNKRFTEIQRQVTGISARVLSSELKELEMNGFIIKKVENGYPVRIEYELLPYSHTLEEVVGAMTKWGMQHREKIKSEQSGKLKNDLVK; encoded by the coding sequence ATGGATAAAACACAAGAAAATCAAACAGATAACAAAGAATTTACAGAAGAATGTCATAAGGTTTTAATGGCCGTTTCAGATGCATTATATGCCATTGGCGGTAAATGGAAACTGATGATTATCATCGCGATGGCAAGAGGGAATAAACGATTTACCGAAATTCAAAGGCAGGTCACAGGAATTTCCGCACGAGTTCTTTCAAGCGAATTAAAAGAACTGGAAATGAATGGTTTTATCATCAAAAAAGTAGAAAATGGCTATCCCGTAAGAATAGAATATGAACTTCTACCCTATAGCCATACATTAGAAGAAGTTGTGGGAGCAATGACAAAATGGGGAATGCAACATCGCGAAAAAATTAAAAGCGAACAGTCCGGAAAATTAAAAAATGATCTAGTTAAATAA
- a CDS encoding carbohydrate kinase family protein — MNNGKNLKAVAFGEVLWDVFANEKKIGGAPLNVALRMKTLGCDVAMISCVGNDEDGKAIIDQVKSLGLETNAIMQTENFATGLVNVTLNERGSASYEINYPSAWDKIVLNDFARKIAADADVLIYGSLVCRDEVSRQSLEELLQTQTYKVFDVNLRKPHYSYEILEQLMHSANFIKFNDEELLEISAAMQSSFTGLEENMHFIAERTNVTAMCVTKGKHGALLMWEGQLYENGGYPVEVADTVGAGDSFLAALITSLLTGKAPQTAIDFACAVGALVAEAPGANPEISYSKIENMILKVKL; from the coding sequence ATGAATAACGGAAAAAACCTTAAGGCAGTGGCCTTTGGAGAGGTGCTTTGGGACGTTTTTGCCAATGAAAAAAAGATTGGCGGAGCACCGCTAAATGTGGCTTTGCGCATGAAAACATTAGGTTGTGATGTGGCCATGATTAGCTGCGTAGGAAATGATGAAGATGGTAAAGCGATTATCGATCAGGTAAAAAGTTTAGGACTTGAAACGAATGCTATTATGCAAACCGAAAATTTTGCAACCGGATTAGTAAACGTAACACTAAATGAGCGCGGTTCTGCGAGTTATGAAATAAATTATCCATCAGCATGGGATAAAATTGTGTTGAACGATTTTGCGAGAAAAATAGCTGCTGATGCTGATGTTCTCATTTACGGAAGTTTGGTTTGCAGGGATGAGGTATCAAGGCAATCTTTGGAAGAGTTGTTGCAAACACAGACCTATAAGGTTTTTGATGTTAATTTAAGAAAGCCTCATTATTCATATGAAATTCTGGAACAATTAATGCATTCGGCCAATTTTATAAAATTCAATGATGAGGAATTATTAGAAATTAGCGCAGCCATGCAGTCGTCATTTACGGGTTTGGAAGAAAATATGCACTTCATTGCAGAAAGAACCAATGTAACAGCTATGTGTGTAACCAAAGGTAAACATGGCGCTTTGTTAATGTGGGAAGGACAACTTTACGAAAATGGTGGTTATCCTGTTGAAGTTGCAGATACAGTAGGAGCAGGCGACTCGTTTTTAGCAGCTCTGATAACATCTTTACTTACCGGAAAAGCACCCCAAACTGCTATTGACTTTGCTTGTGCAGTAGGAGCTTTAGTGGCAGAAGCACCGGGCGCCAATCCCGAGATTTCGTATTCTAAAATTGAAAATATGATCCTTAAGGTAAAATTATAA